The Lolium rigidum isolate FL_2022 chromosome 2, APGP_CSIRO_Lrig_0.1, whole genome shotgun sequence genomic interval ACCTTTTAAAAAAGTGTACTATCCAGGTTCAGATAGTTCATGGCATTTTTGCTTGGTGGATCAATATATGCATTTACTTACCTTATCTGATGTGAATTTAACATAGCGATATTGCCAATTCTGCAGGGATTGACTATATATCAGTTGCTTCgtttgatcacttgatcactgcTCATTTGGCCTTTTTCAAAAACGCGGTAAGAAGCAGCTGCCCTTTCATGAGCCCAAACCGAAATATGAAATTGAAGCCACCAGTTATGCTCGTTGCTCTGTACTAATCTCTGATCCTACGTTGCTTATTCCGCAAGTCCAGACCAGAAATTCCTTCTCAAGCATTACTGACTAAATAACCGactctgaaaacatgtagtacggCATTGCATGCTGACAAGTAACAAGTTGGCAAAAGTGTTGGTTCCACAATTTCCTTACTAATCAACCTCCTTCGGGTGTAAAATGTTTGCTTACGCTATTTCAATGTTCCTGCGAAGAACATTACATTTGACATATTGATGATAAACACAATGAACTTACCTTCTTGGAGTTTGCATTATTGATTGAAACTTATCGGTTGGTTTGCTACTTTGTTCTATCAGGATATCATCATAGTCGAAGCCCTGAAACTAGACAACGTCAACACTGGACTATACATGCTGCACTGCTTACCTCTAAGACTGGTTGGGGCCGAGGGTTCACCAATTAGGTGCATTCTTATCAAGTGATCACTTCGCTTCTGCTCTGGCTGAAGGCTGCGATGTATCGTACCCACATATGCTACATCCTCGCTACTGTTCTCGGTGCACAGTTTCTGTAAAAAGAAAACGCCTCATGTCACATATATATGTTTGTACTGTCAAATCAACAATGAAAATTAGTATTACTACAAGTCTGTGGTGCAAGACCAAACCTATAGTGAATTAGGGCAGCCTGCTTGCTCTGCCAATGCTGTGTTGTGTGCCTGTAATGGTGTGCCCCATGTTGAACCACATGAACTGAGCAGTTTATAAGTACATTTTGCTCTCAGGTGATTTCTGCAATATTTCGACTCAACTCAGACCAAGAATATGATGAAACCTGCTACTCCTATTCTCATTGCTGCCACGTTGAACTCTTCTTTGAGATGCTAGCTAGTCAAAGCTGCTATAGCTGCACTATGTTTCCTGTGTAACTCAAAACAGGTTGCACGCTGGTGAATATAGCGTACGATCTTTGGATGCTTACTGTATAAGTTCTCATTTTTCCCTTCTAGCTGCAATTGATGATACTGATATAACAGCTACATGGATACTCTTGTGCACGTCTACTACCTCCAATCCACAATAAGTGCCAGGGGTTTAATTTAAATTTGAGCTAATTTGAACTAAAatcccgacacttattatggatcggagggagtactatattagCCCTGGCTCCTGAGCAAAATGCCACTACTCATTCTTTGAAACGCTATCATGCCAATCTGACATATCTTTCCATGCTTACTATCTCGTCAGTAATACCTTACATTACTTTTACAAGAGTAAAGCAATTGGACCGTCCTCACAGGAGGAAAAGGTAGAGAGCATGTCAATCTGATACAGAGTATATCTTTGGATGCTTACAATATCATCAGTACTAACGTACATTACTTTACAAGAGTAGGTGCAAAATTGTATGAGAAAGCATATGCGGTCACTCAAGCAGATCAGTGAAAATTCAGTATACCAAAAAGCAAACTAGTAATGCTACAGACAGCTAATCTTGAAAGCATGACCCAATGAATCAAATAACTGGAACATCGGTTTTGCCATATTGATGATGGCCTACTTTTCTATGTCAATTTTTCCGTTGCACCTTGTGTTGAATGACCCATCCAGCAGCTGAGCCAAGAACAGAAGCAATACTTGGTATAGCACCAGCAGGTAGATCTGTCAGATCGCTCTTAAGGATCAGCCCATTATGTTGCAAACAGCGGCTGTGTAAGCCTTGAGTTAGTACTTGATCACATGGTGCCGCAGCCACAGCTCATACATAACCATGTGGAATGCATCATAAGGAACAGGAGGTGAGTGCCATACAAAGTGTTTCTGAACCTGCAATCCCAAATTAACATGTTAGTATCGGAGTGCGCCAGAAACAATCTAGTTTTTTGGGCACTACGGAAAAACAATCGACAAATCAATAGGATCCACTACTCAGGTCTTACAAAAGAACTTTCGAGTAGCTAATAGTCTAGTGAAAAGACATGACCAAATAAAACCTCAACCAAAGAACAAAAGTGGTGGTCTTGTTATTTTGTATTCTGATCTCCTAGATTATTTTCTACAACAATTAGATTCAGTATACAACAACATTCTTCTGATTGTAAATAACTTTTCTGTCTTCTAGATAAAGGAAGGTGAATATATAAAGAAGTTTTATAATGAAAaaatcttcctcaagagatgcatACCTGAACTAGAGATTTGTGCAATGCAACAAACTCTTCCTGTGATATAGATTTTAGGATACTCTTCAGTTCATATACATCGCGCTCCTTAAGTACAACCGCAAACTTTCTCCAGTCAAGAACATCATTGAAAGGCAGATCATAGTAGTCTGACAAAATAACTACAagaacataacagaataaattagAACGTAATAATCTGGAGAGCACTAAAAAATTTAAGTGCCCATGAAATGAGAATAATAACAACGAATGGCCATGGGTAGCATGTATTTCACATGTAAAAAATACTAACCAGGCACACAACCATAGTGTATTGAATCAGATATACGAGCACTGTTAACTTGAGAGCCACCAGGACAGATACAGAACTTAGTACGGTAGAACTGCTTCTGATAAACTAGCTCTCCAATAGCTCTATTAATCCGATTATTGCTGATAGCAAGCTCTGTATCATTCTCCCAGACTCGTGCTAAAATAACTCTTATTTTTGAATTGCGATGGCCAGCCCAAAATCCAAGATTTGTCCTGTTTCCATTGCAGAAGCAACAAGTTAAAGATGCAGGTTTAGGAGGAACGCAAATAGATCCTTAGGCTGTAGTTGGGACCAGTTTATGGTTATCAATTACGAGCAACTTCCAAATTCCATATGCACTAGAACAAAACATTGAGCAGTGTAAAATCATGTACACTTCTGAAGTATTCAGATTCAGAGAGTATAAACGCATTAATAATGAGACAATTGGGTAAATAAGCGTGTGAGTTTCTAAAAACTTCTACACAATCCAGATATTTACTTCATAAGAGGCTATAGTTATTAGAGTCATAGCCATCAAGTCTAGCAAATTTAAAACTTACGAGTTCCAAACAGTTAAATACAATAAAAACTAGCATATAGAATATCTTTTTCTTAGATCACATATAGAAGCCCATATAGGGTACTTTATTATATAGCACAACAAATAGGAAGTGTCATCTAAACCTGTTTTCAATGTCATTCCCTCCTTCGGGTAGAGCAAATGGCTGTAATACTTGAGGCAGAGCAACATCCTTATGAGGTATAAAGTCAACATTATAGCTTGGTGAGCAGACAACTCTAATAGAGTTCTTCACCATGAATGGAAGTCCTTCGAACGCCCTCACGCCTACGTCATGGCATGTGACAAAGAAGTGGTCCGCTCCTAGCGTCCGGTTCCAGTAAGGGTACTTGTTTATCAAGCCTTCAACATAATCCTTAGCTATCATTGTCATATTTTCATACGAAGTACCCTGCAATGTAATTGCAAGAATAATTCAATCAAATACCAGAAGAGCACAGTAACTAATCAG includes:
- the LOC124691874 gene encoding probable glycosyltransferase At5g03795; this translates as MAGRLAGASSPLPRALLLLATVALLSISFLFLRSLRPAAAPSLSVDEPRRLRPFSSSTPVAPRPSVYYSPEAFAAGYADMERSFKVYIYPDGDPKTFYQTPRKLTGKYASEGYFFQNIRESRFRTQDPDSADLFFVPISPHKMRGKGTSYENMTMIAKDYVEGLINKYPYWNRTLGADHFFVTCHDVGVRAFEGLPFMVKNSIRVVCSPSYNVDFIPHKDVALPQVLQPFALPEGGNDIENRTNLGFWAGHRNSKIRVILARVWENDTELAISNNRINRAIGELVYQKQFYRTKFCICPGGSQVNSARISDSIHYGCVPVILSDYYDLPFNDVLDWRKFAVVLKERDVYELKSILKSISQEEFVALHKSLVQVQKHFVWHSPPVPYDAFHMVMYELWLRHHVIKY